One region of Streptomyces sp. CG4 genomic DNA includes:
- a CDS encoding HAMP domain-containing sensor histidine kinase produces MRDILLIALYAFAGAAAAGAAGAGVLRLIRRRSLTASVAVVAAVAVGAMLAGTLAVAWAMFLSSHDLTVVTTVVAMAAVVSLVTALLLGRWVVARSRALTDAARSFGDAGAFAAPHGPATAELDALSRELATTSARLAESRERERALEKSRRELVAWISHDLRTPLAGLRAMSEALEDGVAADPGRYLKQIRTEVERLNDMVGDLFELSRIHAGTLPLSPSRISLYDLVGDALAGADPLAREHGVRLVGDGVEPVPVEVDGKEMTRVLGNLLVNAIRRTPADGTVAIAAERTADGVVLSVTDGCGGIPEEDLPRVFDTGWRGTDARTPPAGAGLGLAIVRGIVEAHQGRATVHNIPGGCRFEVTLPAAP; encoded by the coding sequence ATGCGCGACATCCTGCTCATCGCCCTCTACGCCTTCGCCGGCGCCGCGGCCGCCGGGGCCGCGGGAGCGGGCGTGCTGCGCCTGATCCGGCGCCGCTCGCTGACCGCCTCCGTCGCCGTGGTCGCGGCCGTCGCCGTCGGCGCGATGCTCGCCGGCACGCTCGCCGTGGCCTGGGCGATGTTCCTCTCCTCGCACGACCTCACGGTGGTCACCACGGTCGTGGCGATGGCGGCCGTCGTCTCCCTCGTCACCGCGCTGCTCCTGGGCCGCTGGGTGGTCGCCCGCAGCCGCGCCCTCACCGACGCCGCCCGCTCCTTCGGTGACGCCGGCGCCTTCGCCGCCCCGCACGGCCCCGCCACCGCCGAACTGGACGCCCTCAGCCGCGAGTTGGCCACGACCAGCGCACGGCTCGCCGAATCCCGGGAACGGGAGCGGGCGTTGGAGAAGTCCCGCCGCGAACTGGTCGCCTGGATCTCGCACGACCTGCGCACCCCGCTGGCCGGACTGCGCGCCATGTCCGAGGCGCTGGAGGACGGCGTGGCCGCCGACCCCGGCCGCTATCTCAAGCAGATCCGCACCGAGGTCGAACGGCTCAACGACATGGTCGGCGACCTCTTCGAACTCTCCCGCATCCATGCGGGCACCCTCCCGCTGAGCCCCTCCCGGATCTCCCTGTACGACCTGGTCGGCGACGCGCTCGCGGGCGCCGACCCGCTCGCCCGGGAACACGGCGTCCGGCTCGTGGGCGACGGCGTCGAACCCGTGCCGGTCGAGGTGGACGGCAAGGAGATGACCCGGGTGCTCGGCAACCTCCTGGTCAACGCCATCCGCCGGACCCCCGCCGACGGCACGGTCGCGATCGCCGCCGAACGCACCGCCGACGGCGTGGTGCTGTCCGTCACGGACGGCTGCGGCGGCATCCCCGAGGAGGACCTGCCCCGCGTCTTCGACACCGGCTGGCGCGGCACCGACGCCCGCACACCCCCGGCGGGCGCGGGCCTCGGCCTGGCGATCGTCCGCGGCATCGTGGAGGCCCACCAGGGCCGCGCCACCGTCCACAACATCCCCGGCGGCTGCCGCTTCGAGGTGACCCTGCCCGCAGCACCGTAG
- a CDS encoding SGNH/GDSL hydrolase family protein: MLKPALRRAIAGASALAGALTLGLTAVPAQAATPLNYVALGDSYSAASGVLPVDTSNLICLRSTANYPHAIAARTGAQLTDVTCGAAQTKDFTKSQYPGVTPQLDAVSAHTDLVTFTIGGNDNGTFVNAMLACGSAGVLTGGHGSPCKDLYGSTFDDAIDAHTYPALKSALHDVRAKAPGARVAVLGYPWITPAEADPSCFAQLPVASGDVPYLHALQAHLNAVVERAAEESGATYVDFSQASEGHDACQAAGTRWIEPLLFGTNIVPVHPNALGEQRMAERTLSVLGLD; the protein is encoded by the coding sequence ATGCTCAAGCCTGCCCTGCGCCGTGCCATCGCCGGAGCCTCCGCACTCGCCGGTGCGCTGACCCTCGGCCTCACCGCCGTACCCGCCCAGGCCGCCACCCCCCTGAACTACGTCGCCCTCGGCGACAGTTACAGCGCCGCCTCGGGCGTGCTGCCCGTTGACACGAGCAATCTGATCTGCCTGCGCTCCACGGCCAACTACCCCCACGCCATCGCCGCCCGCACCGGCGCCCAGCTGACCGACGTCACCTGTGGCGCCGCCCAGACCAAGGACTTCACCAAGTCGCAGTACCCCGGAGTCACCCCGCAACTGGACGCCGTCAGCGCGCACACCGACCTGGTGACATTCACGATCGGCGGCAACGACAACGGCACCTTCGTCAACGCCATGCTCGCCTGCGGCAGCGCGGGCGTCCTCACCGGAGGCCACGGCAGCCCCTGCAAGGACCTGTACGGCAGCACCTTCGACGACGCCATCGACGCCCACACCTACCCCGCGCTGAAGAGCGCGCTGCACGACGTCCGGGCCAAGGCGCCGGGCGCCCGTGTGGCGGTGCTCGGCTACCCGTGGATCACCCCCGCCGAGGCCGACCCGTCCTGCTTCGCCCAACTGCCCGTCGCCTCCGGCGACGTGCCGTACCTGCACGCCCTGCAGGCCCACCTGAACGCCGTGGTCGAGCGCGCCGCCGAGGAGAGTGGGGCGACGTACGTCGACTTCTCCCAGGCCTCCGAGGGGCACGACGCGTGCCAGGCCGCCGGCACCCGGTGGATCGAGCCGCTGCTGTTCGGCACGAACATCGTGCCCGTGCACCCCAACGCGCTCGGTGAACAGCGCATGGCCGAGCGCACCCTGAGCGTCCTCGGCCTCGACTGA
- a CDS encoding glycosyltransferase family 2 protein produces the protein MTTLSTDVDVVLPCLDEAEALPWVLGRIPAGWRALVVDNGSTDGSPDIARALGATVVHEPRRGFGAACHAGLTAATSDIVCFCDCDASLDPALLVPFVREIREGAADLVLGRRRPEGRGAWPAHARVGNLALARMLRRRTGLRLHDLGPLRAARREPLLALDLTDRRNGYPLQMVVRAADAGWRIAEHDVPYRPRTGASKVTGTWRGTWQAVRDMSRVLAETPADGGLVR, from the coding sequence GTGACGACCCTTTCAACAGACGTCGACGTGGTGCTGCCCTGCCTGGACGAGGCGGAGGCCCTGCCCTGGGTGCTCGGCCGGATTCCGGCCGGCTGGCGCGCCCTCGTCGTCGACAACGGTTCCACCGACGGCTCACCGGACATCGCCCGCGCGCTCGGCGCGACGGTGGTGCACGAGCCGCGGCGCGGCTTCGGTGCCGCCTGCCATGCCGGGCTGACCGCGGCCACCAGCGACATCGTGTGCTTCTGCGACTGCGATGCCTCCCTCGATCCCGCGCTGCTCGTCCCGTTCGTGCGGGAGATCCGGGAGGGCGCGGCCGACCTGGTGCTCGGCCGACGGCGGCCCGAGGGCCGGGGTGCCTGGCCCGCGCACGCCCGCGTGGGCAATCTCGCACTGGCCCGGATGCTGCGCCGCCGTACCGGGCTGCGCCTGCACGATCTCGGCCCGCTGCGCGCCGCCCGCCGCGAGCCGCTGCTCGCGCTGGACCTCACCGACCGCCGCAACGGCTATCCGCTGCAGATGGTGGTCCGCGCGGCCGACGCCGGCTGGCGCATCGCCGAGCACGACGTGCCCTACCGGCCGCGCACCGGCGCCTCCAAGGTGACGGGCACCTGGCGCGGCACCTGGCAGGCGGTGCGGGACATGAGCCGCGTGCTCGCCGAGACCCCGGCCGACGGGGGGCTCGTACGATGA
- a CDS encoding phage tail protein — protein MSRAAVPGLPSRHPIGGLLPALYADDDFAQRFTAGLDTVLAPVFATLDNLPAYLDPRVAPLDFVTWLASWVGADDDGEWPAELRREAVVRAVELHRWRGTRCGLVERLRLTLGVNADVVGDGGAVWSPTAGTELPPAPSGAVLIRVWPGRDPEVDAGRVREVVRSLCPVHVPCRVEILPGPPTDEGS, from the coding sequence ATGAGCCGTGCCGCCGTACCCGGCCTGCCGAGCCGGCATCCGATCGGCGGGCTGCTGCCCGCGCTCTACGCCGACGACGACTTCGCGCAGCGGTTCACCGCCGGGCTGGACACCGTCCTCGCCCCGGTGTTCGCGACCCTCGACAATCTGCCCGCGTATCTCGACCCCCGCGTGGCGCCGCTGGACTTCGTGACCTGGCTGGCGTCGTGGGTGGGTGCGGACGACGACGGCGAGTGGCCGGCGGAACTGCGCCGGGAGGCGGTGGTCCGCGCGGTGGAGCTGCACCGCTGGCGCGGCACCCGCTGCGGCCTGGTGGAGCGGCTGCGGCTCACCCTCGGGGTGAACGCCGACGTCGTCGGCGACGGCGGGGCGGTGTGGTCCCCCACCGCGGGCACCGAGCTGCCGCCGGCACCGTCCGGCGCGGTGCTGATCCGGGTGTGGCCGGGCCGCGATCCGGAGGTGGACGCGGGCCGGGTCCGGGAGGTCGTCCGGTCCCTGTGCCCGGTGCATGTCCCGTGCCGGGTGGAGATCCTGCCCGGCCCGCCCACCGACGAAGGGAGCTGA
- a CDS encoding putative baseplate assembly protein, with protein MALPSPNLDDRRFQQLVDEAKRYVQQRAPEWTDHNVSDPGVTLIETFAYLVDQLLYRLNRVPDKNYTAFLDLLGIRLFPPAAAGAEVDFWLSAPQPDTVTLPAGTEVTTADGETEEPVVFATVDELRVIPSELIRLVTAPRTGDQADRTGELAEGRDVRCFQAAPEPGDALLFGLPTAVPRCIVAVRLDSRVEGVGVDPRQPPLVWEAWDGGRWQVCETGSDTTGGLNRPGEVIVYVPAGHTASVIGGTRGGWLRCRVTEPEPGQPFYSESPTVREASVFTVGGTIAVEHAETVTDVPLGTSEGVPGQTFRLGRPPVLLDGEPPAVEVSSADGWQRWSVVEHFGRSRPDDRHVRVDATTGEFTFPPALREADGTLRLCGAVPEKGAHIRVSRYRTGGGPAGNVARGAISVLRSSVPYIARVTNREAARGGVDGETIANAKLRAPDALRMQERAVTAEDYEIISRQAAPSVRRVRCLPAADGAGAVRVLVVPDAVPDDGDRLRFEQLIPSDQVLAAITESLDERRLIGTRLVVEPPVYQGVTVVARLAAAPEDTDRVRDAALAELFRYLNPLDGGPDGTGWPFGRPVQYGEIFGLLQRATGNALVDEIRLFAADPITGRRGTPVDRIDVAAGALVFSYQHQVVVQPREPEARP; from the coding sequence ATGGCCCTGCCCTCCCCCAACCTGGACGACCGGCGGTTCCAGCAACTCGTCGACGAGGCGAAGCGGTATGTGCAGCAGCGCGCCCCGGAGTGGACCGACCACAACGTCTCCGATCCGGGTGTCACCCTGATCGAGACCTTCGCGTATCTCGTGGACCAGCTGCTGTACCGGCTGAACCGGGTGCCGGACAAGAACTACACCGCGTTTCTGGACCTGTTGGGCATCCGGCTGTTTCCACCGGCGGCCGCCGGGGCCGAGGTCGACTTCTGGCTGTCGGCGCCGCAGCCCGACACGGTGACGCTGCCCGCCGGCACGGAGGTGACCACGGCGGACGGCGAGACCGAGGAGCCCGTGGTGTTCGCGACCGTTGACGAACTGCGCGTCATCCCCAGCGAGTTGATCCGGCTGGTGACCGCGCCCCGCACTGGTGACCAGGCCGACCGGACCGGTGAGCTGGCCGAGGGCCGCGACGTCCGGTGCTTCCAGGCGGCGCCCGAGCCGGGCGACGCGCTGCTGTTCGGGCTGCCCACCGCCGTACCCCGCTGCATCGTCGCCGTACGGCTGGACAGCCGGGTGGAGGGCGTCGGCGTCGACCCGCGTCAGCCGCCGCTGGTGTGGGAGGCCTGGGACGGCGGCCGTTGGCAGGTGTGCGAGACCGGCTCGGACACGACGGGCGGTCTGAACCGGCCCGGCGAGGTGATCGTGTACGTCCCCGCCGGGCACACGGCGTCCGTGATCGGCGGGACGCGCGGGGGCTGGCTGCGCTGCCGGGTCACCGAGCCGGAGCCGGGCCAGCCGTTCTACTCGGAGTCCCCGACGGTGCGCGAGGCATCCGTGTTCACGGTCGGCGGCACCATCGCCGTCGAGCACGCCGAGACCGTCACGGACGTGCCGCTCGGCACGTCGGAGGGGGTGCCGGGGCAGACGTTCCGGCTCGGCCGCCCGCCGGTGCTGCTGGACGGCGAGCCGCCCGCGGTGGAGGTCTCGTCGGCCGACGGCTGGCAGCGCTGGAGCGTCGTGGAGCACTTCGGCCGCTCCCGTCCCGACGACCGGCATGTCCGAGTCGACGCGACCACCGGCGAGTTCACCTTCCCGCCGGCCCTGCGCGAGGCGGACGGCACGCTCCGGCTGTGCGGCGCGGTGCCCGAGAAGGGCGCCCACATCCGGGTGTCCCGCTACCGCACCGGCGGCGGCCCGGCCGGCAACGTGGCGCGGGGCGCGATCTCCGTGCTGCGCAGTTCCGTGCCGTACATCGCCCGCGTCACCAACCGGGAGGCGGCGCGCGGCGGGGTGGACGGGGAGACGATCGCCAACGCCAAGCTGCGGGCGCCGGACGCGCTGCGCATGCAGGAGCGCGCGGTGACCGCCGAGGACTACGAGATCATCAGCCGGCAGGCGGCGCCCTCGGTGCGCCGGGTGCGCTGTCTGCCCGCGGCGGACGGAGCGGGCGCGGTACGGGTGCTGGTGGTGCCGGACGCCGTGCCGGACGACGGAGACCGGCTCCGTTTCGAGCAGTTGATCCCCTCGGACCAGGTGCTCGCCGCGATCACCGAGAGCCTGGACGAGCGGCGGCTGATCGGCACCCGGCTGGTGGTGGAGCCTCCCGTGTACCAGGGTGTCACGGTCGTCGCCCGGCTCGCGGCGGCGCCCGAGGACACCGACCGGGTGCGTGACGCTGCCCTCGCCGAGCTGTTCCGGTACCTCAACCCGCTGGACGGCGGGCCGGACGGCACCGGGTGGCCGTTCGGGCGGCCGGTGCAGTACGGCGAGATCTTCGGGCTGCTGCAACGCGCCACCGGCAACGCGCTGGTGGACGAGATCCGGCTGTTCGCCGCCGACCCGATCACCGGGCGGCGCGGCACTCCGGTGGACCGCATCGACGTGGCCGCGGGCGCGCTGGTCTTCTCGTACCAGCACCAGGTCGTCGTACAGCCCCGGGAGCCGGAGGCCCGCCCATGA
- a CDS encoding zinc ribbon domain-containing protein, translating to MAEPEEVSGVPCRVCGTPNPPGRRFCRRCASPLAPAEDRAPLPWWRTIWPFRRRVRAGSGRWIRVLVTLAVILALCVGGFFLLPAGRALFEDTRDKLSAPKAVTPVGIHASAAVPGHPAKNTTDGLSNRYWGAPGAGASITYTFAKPFRMVDLIITNGASKEPEEYAREARALRMDMEVTSADGSVHHKEIDLSDKAGNQTVVTGIDDVVKVRLVLGSVTGLTGQRVVAVGEVEFFQRS from the coding sequence GTGGCGGAGCCGGAGGAGGTGTCCGGGGTGCCGTGCCGGGTGTGCGGGACGCCCAATCCGCCGGGGCGGCGGTTCTGCCGTCGCTGTGCCAGTCCGCTCGCCCCGGCGGAGGATCGGGCCCCGCTGCCCTGGTGGCGGACGATCTGGCCGTTCCGGCGCCGGGTGCGTGCAGGGTCCGGGCGGTGGATCCGGGTGCTGGTGACGCTGGCCGTGATCCTGGCGCTGTGCGTGGGCGGGTTCTTCCTGCTCCCGGCCGGGCGCGCCCTGTTCGAGGACACCCGGGACAAGCTCAGCGCCCCCAAGGCCGTCACACCGGTGGGCATCCACGCCAGCGCCGCGGTGCCCGGGCATCCGGCGAAGAACACCACCGACGGGCTCAGCAACCGCTACTGGGGGGCGCCGGGGGCCGGAGCCTCGATCACGTACACCTTCGCCAAGCCGTTCCGGATGGTCGACCTCATCATCACCAACGGCGCGTCGAAGGAGCCCGAGGAGTACGCCCGTGAGGCGCGGGCGCTGCGCATGGACATGGAGGTCACCTCGGCGGACGGCTCGGTGCACCACAAGGAGATCGACCTCAGTGACAAGGCGGGAAACCAGACCGTCGTGACCGGGATCGACGACGTGGTGAAGGTACGGCTGGTGCTGGGCTCGGTCACGGGACTCACCGGGCAGCGTGTGGTGGCGGTCGGCGAGGTGGAGTTCTTCCAGCGGAGCTGA
- a CDS encoding DUF2064 domain-containing protein: MTTLLVIAKEPLPGRVKTRLTPPFTPRQAARLAEAALVDTLHAVAAAPATRRVLVLDGAPGPWLPSGFEVLPQCAGGLDERLADAFAHCSGPALLIGMDTPQVTPELLTVDFAGCDAYLGPAEDGGFWALGLAEPDPALLRGVPMSTPETGAVQRQRLLAAGLRARELPRLRDVDTAADAHAVAALAPHGRFAARLARCTPVVR; this comes from the coding sequence ATGACCACGCTGCTCGTCATCGCCAAGGAACCGCTCCCGGGGCGGGTCAAGACCCGGCTCACCCCGCCGTTCACCCCGCGGCAGGCGGCCCGCCTCGCGGAGGCGGCGCTCGTCGACACCCTGCACGCCGTGGCGGCGGCGCCCGCGACCCGGCGGGTCCTCGTCCTCGACGGGGCGCCGGGACCGTGGCTGCCGTCCGGCTTCGAGGTGCTGCCGCAGTGCGCGGGCGGGCTGGACGAACGGCTGGCGGACGCCTTCGCGCACTGCTCAGGACCGGCCCTGCTGATCGGCATGGACACCCCGCAGGTGACGCCGGAGTTGCTCACCGTGGACTTCGCGGGCTGCGACGCGTACCTCGGTCCGGCCGAGGACGGCGGCTTCTGGGCGCTGGGGCTGGCCGAGCCCGACCCCGCGCTCCTGCGAGGCGTGCCCATGTCCACGCCGGAGACCGGGGCGGTGCAGCGGCAGCGGCTGCTGGCCGCCGGGCTGCGGGCGCGCGAGCTGCCCCGGCTGCGGGACGTCGACACCGCCGCCGACGCGCACGCCGTCGCCGCGCTGGCCCCGCACGGGCGGTTCGCCGCCCGGCTGGCCCGCTGTACGCCGGTCGTCCGGTGA
- a CDS encoding GPW/gp25 family protein, producing MSDRFIGRGWAFPLRVGPTGGIAMVEREREIEEAIRLVLGTAPGERPMRPEFGCGIHDYVFAPGDGATAGRIAQQVREALERWEPRITVDDVVVAFDAVDDGTLYIDVRYTVRSTNDRRNLVFPFYTIPSEEGAEEAVAD from the coding sequence ATGAGCGACCGGTTCATCGGGCGCGGCTGGGCGTTCCCGCTGCGGGTCGGGCCGACCGGCGGGATCGCCATGGTGGAGCGGGAGCGGGAGATCGAGGAGGCGATCCGGCTGGTGCTCGGCACCGCGCCCGGAGAGCGCCCGATGCGCCCGGAGTTCGGCTGCGGCATCCACGACTACGTCTTCGCGCCCGGCGACGGCGCCACCGCGGGGCGGATCGCCCAGCAGGTGCGGGAGGCTCTGGAGCGGTGGGAGCCGCGGATCACCGTGGACGACGTGGTGGTGGCCTTCGACGCGGTGGACGACGGAACCCTCTACATCGACGTGCGCTACACGGTGCGCTCCACCAACGACCGGCGCAACCTGGTGTTTCCCTTCTACACGATCCCCTCCGAGGAGGGGGCCGAGGAAGCGGTCGCGGACTGA
- a CDS encoding NAD-dependent epimerase/dehydratase family protein has translation MRVLVTGGAGFIGSHVVEALRARGHEPLVYDVREDPGADVRNPAAVARALAGVDAVCHQAAMVGLGNGVADAAEYVSRNDLGTAVLVAALAEAGVRRLVLAGSMVVYGEGRYACPRHGVVRPGPRSVADLDAGRFEPLCPRCGAELSPGLVDEDAPADPRNVYAATKLAQEHLAAAWARSTGGSAVSLRYHNVYGPRMPRDTPYAGVASFFRSALARGEAPRVFEDGRQRRDFVHVRDVAEANVMALEAEAAPGVLTVYNTGSGEPRTVGELAGALAAACGGPEPVVTGEYRLGDVRHITADSSRLRSALGWKPQVGFAEGMREFAADGSA, from the coding sequence ATGCGTGTACTGGTCACCGGCGGTGCCGGGTTCATCGGGTCCCATGTCGTCGAGGCGCTGCGGGCGCGCGGGCACGAGCCGCTCGTGTACGACGTCCGCGAGGATCCCGGTGCGGACGTGCGCAATCCGGCAGCCGTCGCCCGGGCGCTGGCCGGGGTGGACGCCGTCTGCCATCAGGCGGCGATGGTCGGGCTCGGCAACGGTGTCGCCGACGCGGCGGAGTACGTCTCGCGCAACGATCTCGGCACGGCCGTGCTGGTCGCGGCCCTGGCGGAGGCGGGGGTACGGCGCCTGGTGCTCGCGGGGTCGATGGTGGTGTACGGCGAGGGACGTTACGCATGCCCGCGGCACGGGGTCGTACGGCCCGGCCCCCGGAGCGTCGCCGACCTCGATGCGGGACGGTTCGAGCCCTTGTGTCCGCGCTGCGGGGCGGAGCTGAGCCCCGGGCTCGTCGACGAGGACGCTCCGGCCGATCCGCGCAACGTGTACGCCGCGACCAAGCTGGCCCAGGAGCACCTGGCCGCCGCCTGGGCCCGCAGCACGGGCGGGTCGGCGGTGTCGTTGCGCTACCACAATGTGTACGGGCCCCGGATGCCGCGGGACACCCCGTACGCCGGGGTCGCGTCCTTCTTCCGCTCGGCGCTGGCCCGCGGGGAGGCTCCCCGGGTGTTCGAGGACGGGCGGCAGCGGCGGGACTTCGTGCACGTCCGGGACGTGGCGGAGGCGAACGTGATGGCGCTGGAGGCGGAGGCCGCCCCGGGTGTCCTCACGGTGTACAACACCGGCAGCGGTGAGCCGCGTACCGTCGGCGAGCTGGCCGGGGCGCTGGCGGCCGCGTGCGGCGGACCGGAGCCCGTGGTCACCGGGGAGTACCGGCTGGGGGACGTACGGCACATCACGGCCGACTCCTCCCGCCTGCGCTCCGCGCTGGGGTGGAAGCCGCAGGTCGGGTTCGCGGAGGGGATGCGGGAGTTCGCGGCGGACGGGTCTGCCTGA
- a CDS encoding class I SAM-dependent methyltransferase, whose amino-acid sequence MGASVAWAAADPYAAALRTGRGPLFLRRADGWLLPLEVERWCADADTVDRAVLDRCEGAVLDVGCGPGRLVAELAARGRTVLGIDVSAAAVDHTVGLGGQALRRSVFEPLPGEGRWDTVLLMDGNIGIGGEPAALLERVAALLRPGGLLIAETVPGRVDERARVQVVDSTGAPRATGAPFPWARLGTPALLRYARRAGWRPVAQWGADGRCFVALRSRHRSSSAEPPKSTALISSQRVRKPSGESPVASR is encoded by the coding sequence ATGGGCGCCTCCGTCGCCTGGGCGGCCGCCGACCCCTATGCGGCCGCGCTGCGCACCGGCCGCGGCCCGCTGTTCCTGCGCCGGGCCGACGGCTGGCTGCTGCCGCTGGAGGTGGAGCGCTGGTGCGCCGACGCGGACACCGTGGACCGGGCGGTGCTGGACCGCTGCGAGGGCGCTGTCCTGGACGTGGGCTGCGGCCCCGGCCGGCTGGTCGCCGAGCTGGCCGCCCGCGGCCGTACCGTGCTCGGCATCGACGTCAGCGCGGCCGCCGTCGACCACACGGTCGGGCTCGGCGGGCAAGCACTGCGGCGCTCGGTGTTCGAGCCGCTGCCCGGCGAGGGCCGCTGGGACACCGTGCTGCTCATGGACGGCAACATCGGCATCGGCGGGGAGCCGGCCGCCCTGCTGGAGCGGGTGGCGGCGCTGCTGCGTCCGGGCGGTCTGCTGATCGCCGAGACGGTGCCGGGACGCGTCGACGAACGCGCCCGGGTCCAGGTCGTCGACAGCACCGGCGCGCCCCGGGCCACCGGTGCCCCCTTCCCCTGGGCGCGCCTCGGCACCCCGGCCCTGCTGCGGTACGCGCGCAGGGCCGGGTGGCGGCCCGTGGCTCAGTGGGGCGCGGACGGCCGCTGCTTCGTCGCCCTGCGCAGCCGCCACAGGAGCAGCAGCGCCGAGCCGCCGAAGAGCACGGCGCTGATCAGCAGCCAGCGGGTGAGGAAGCCGTCCGGGGAGAGCCCGGTGGCCAGCCGGTAG
- a CDS encoding response regulator transcription factor has protein sequence MQPLYEPHETGTAGETARILVVDDDPTVAEVVTGYLHRAGHLVDRADDGPTALTRAAAHRPDLVVLDLMLPGMDGLEVCRRLRDRGPVPVIMLTARGDEDDRILGLEVGADDYVTKPFSPRELVLRVESVLRRSRPAATGHRLAAAGLALDPDARRATKNGGELALTLREFDLLAFFLRHPGRAYSREDLMREVWGWDFGDLSTVTVHVRRLRGKVEDDPARPRLIQTVWGVGYRFEPSGAVL, from the coding sequence ATGCAACCGCTGTACGAGCCCCATGAGACCGGAACCGCAGGCGAGACGGCCCGGATCCTGGTCGTGGACGACGACCCGACCGTCGCCGAGGTGGTCACCGGATATCTGCACCGCGCCGGCCATCTGGTCGACCGCGCCGACGACGGCCCGACCGCCCTCACCCGCGCCGCCGCGCACCGGCCCGACCTCGTGGTGCTCGACCTGATGCTGCCCGGCATGGACGGACTGGAGGTGTGCCGGCGGCTGCGGGACCGCGGCCCGGTGCCGGTCATCATGCTCACCGCCCGCGGCGACGAGGACGACCGCATCCTGGGCCTGGAGGTGGGCGCCGACGACTATGTCACCAAGCCCTTCAGCCCCCGCGAACTGGTCCTGCGCGTGGAGTCGGTGCTGCGCCGCAGCCGCCCCGCCGCCACGGGGCACCGGCTGGCCGCGGCCGGACTCGCCCTCGACCCCGACGCCCGCAGGGCCACCAAGAACGGCGGCGAACTCGCCCTCACCCTCCGCGAGTTCGACCTGCTCGCCTTCTTCCTGCGCCATCCCGGCCGGGCCTACAGCCGCGAGGACCTGATGCGCGAGGTCTGGGGCTGGGACTTCGGCGACCTGTCCACCGTCACCGTCCATGTCCGCAGACTGCGCGGCAAGGTCGAGGACGACCCGGCCCGGCCCCGCCTGATCCAGACGGTCTGGGGCGTGGGCTACCGCTTCGAGCCCTCTGGGGCGGTGCTCTGA
- a CDS encoding PAAR domain-containing protein: MPAAARTGDPTSHGGVIATPPPGAAMAVARVLIGGRPAAVVGSLHTCVMPPHAALGPANVILPNPAALVSGEVLIGGLPAARAGDTTACGATIQIGALNVLIGGL; this comes from the coding sequence ATGCCCGCCGCAGCCCGTACCGGCGACCCCACCAGCCATGGGGGTGTGATCGCCACCCCGCCGCCCGGCGCAGCCATGGCGGTGGCGCGTGTGCTGATCGGCGGCCGGCCCGCCGCCGTCGTGGGCAGCCTGCACACCTGTGTGATGCCCCCGCACGCCGCCCTGGGCCCGGCCAATGTGATCCTGCCCAACCCTGCCGCGCTCGTCTCGGGCGAGGTGCTCATCGGCGGGTTGCCGGCCGCGCGGGCGGGCGACACCACCGCCTGTGGCGCGACGATCCAGATCGGCGCCCTGAACGTGCTGATCGGGGGATTGTGA